Genomic window (Elusimicrobiota bacterium):
TTTAAATTTGTTTTTCATATAATAATTAAATATTTCCGATCCCGGGTAAGGAATCGGCATACCGATGGAAATCCTGTCCAACGGCAGTTTTTTAATAAGCGCGGTGGTCATATCAATATCTTCTTCTTTTTCAAAAGGGTAACCCATCAGGAAAAATCCGTGGGTAATAAACCCCATTTTGCTGGCAATTTTTACATTCTCGTATCCGACTTTCAGGCCGTCTTCGCTGAGTCCCTTTTTGCAGTGCGCTAAAATCCTCGGCGAACCGAATTCAAGCCCGAAAGCCATGTAATAACAGCCTGCTTTCTTCATTAACTTGAGCAATTCAGTATCAAGTTTATCTATGCGCACGCCGTTTATCAGCGCCCAGGTAACATCAAGTTTTCTTTTTAATATTTCATTGCAGACTTTTACCGCATGATCGCGATAGAAAGTAAAATTATCATCCGCCAGCTGGATTTCGCGGATACCGAAGTTTTTATTGAGATATTCCATTTCATCAACAAAGTTGATAGGGTCACGCACCCTGAAATGATA
Coding sequences:
- a CDS encoding radical SAM protein, giving the protein YHFRVRDPINFVDEMEYLNKNFGIREIQLADDNFTFYRDHAVKVCNEILKRKLDVTWALINGVRIDKLDTELLKLMKKAGCYYMAFGLEFGSPRILAHCKKGLSEDGLKVGYENVKIASKMGFITHGFFLMGYPFEKEEDIDMTTALIKKLPLDRISIGMPIPYPGSEIFNYYMKNKFKSLDNINWDDYNEGNFKPIWEHLSGTTVATKIRKTYMMFYLNPVNMLRFLLKLRTLEQFKATFNGFRRGLLNTFLRIYTTK